A genomic stretch from Paraburkholderia dioscoreae includes:
- a CDS encoding ketopantoate reductase family protein, whose protein sequence is MSRARESLMLKVCIFGGGAIGGYIAGHLARAGQCEVSVVARGKTLEAIRERGLRVITATDDFTVRVKAVDDARELGVQDYVFVTLKSHQVDDALDQIRSLMDSHTVVLPPTTGIPYYFFPDRQIAALDPGARQWHAIPPAQVLGCVYWIGAHVVEPGVVSQDGAKAGCPIGELNGQHSERVSRLSELLGASGIAAKVNDNIRAAIWVKFVNSLCWNPVAILTQGTLGDMRDAAGVVPVVDAMMREADALAVALGLDVGPDPAKRIALTLSAAHHKMSMLQDLEAGRPLELQPLRSSLNAVRDLTELRTPTLDTLLALASLRETIALNNLRPRELHS, encoded by the coding sequence GATATATCGCCGGCCATCTCGCTCGCGCAGGACAGTGTGAGGTCAGCGTGGTGGCGCGTGGCAAGACACTCGAGGCGATCCGCGAGCGCGGTCTGCGTGTGATTACCGCTACGGATGATTTCACCGTGCGCGTGAAGGCCGTCGACGACGCGCGCGAACTCGGCGTGCAGGATTACGTGTTCGTCACGCTCAAATCACATCAGGTCGATGACGCGCTGGATCAGATTCGTTCGTTGATGGATTCGCACACGGTCGTGCTGCCGCCGACCACCGGCATTCCCTATTATTTCTTTCCAGACCGCCAGATTGCCGCGCTCGATCCCGGCGCGCGGCAATGGCATGCCATACCGCCCGCGCAAGTATTGGGCTGTGTGTACTGGATCGGTGCGCATGTGGTCGAACCGGGTGTCGTGTCGCAAGACGGCGCAAAGGCCGGATGCCCGATCGGTGAGCTGAATGGTCAGCACTCGGAGCGGGTTAGCCGCCTGAGCGAGCTGCTCGGCGCGAGTGGTATTGCCGCGAAGGTCAACGACAATATTCGCGCGGCTATCTGGGTGAAATTCGTCAATAGCCTGTGCTGGAATCCCGTAGCGATACTCACGCAGGGAACGCTCGGCGACATGCGCGACGCTGCGGGCGTCGTGCCTGTGGTCGACGCCATGATGCGCGAAGCCGATGCGCTAGCCGTGGCGCTGGGCCTCGATGTGGGTCCCGATCCCGCCAAACGGATCGCGCTGACGCTTAGCGCGGCCCATCACAAGATGTCTATGTTGCAGGACCTCGAAGCAGGACGTCCGCTCGAACTGCAGCCACTTCGAAGTTCGCTCAACGCCGTGCGAGACCTCACCGAGCTGCGCACGCCGACACTCGATACCCTTCTCGCGCTAGCCAGTCTGCGCGAGACCATTGCACTGAATAACCTTCGTCCAAGGGAGCTGCATTCATGA